From a region of the Streptobacillus felis genome:
- a CDS encoding PTS lactose/cellobiose transporter subunit IIA — protein MTYDELSEYAMQIIANSGMSRSSSMQAIQFAKKGDFDKVEECMKEADKYYLEAHEIQTDLIVKETSSEEKIILNLIMVHAQDHLTMALLTKDLAKEIIELYKK, from the coding sequence ATGACTTATGATGAATTAAGTGAATATGCAATGCAGATTATTGCAAATTCAGGTATGTCAAGATCTAGTTCTATGCAGGCTATACAGTTTGCCAAAAAAGGAGATTTTGATAAAGTTGAAGAATGCATGAAAGAGGCAGATAAATACTATTTAGAAGCACATGAAATTCAAACTGACCTTATAGTTAAGGAAACATCAAGTGAAGAAAAAATAATTTTAAATCTAATTATGGTTCATGCACAAGATCACTTAACTATGGCCTTATTAACAAAAGACTTAGCAAAAGAAATTATTGAATTATATAAAAAATAG
- a CDS encoding PTS sugar transporter subunit IIB yields MLKILLICTAGMSTSFLVEKMKKEAEDRGMDVQITATPEASSSDFVGNVDVVLLGPQIKYLENDIKEKFNNTPVGVINMMDYGMMKGDKVLDQAISMLENK; encoded by the coding sequence ATGCTAAAAATTTTATTAATTTGTACAGCAGGGATGTCTACAAGTTTTTTAGTAGAAAAAATGAAAAAAGAAGCTGAAGATAGAGGAATGGATGTTCAAATTACAGCAACACCAGAAGCTAGTTCTAGTGATTTTGTTGGTAATGTTGATGTAGTTTTACTTGGGCCACAAATCAAATATCTAGAAAATGATATTAAAGAAAAATTTAATAATACACCAGTAGGTGTTATTAACATGATGGATTATGGTATGATGAAGGGTGATAAGGTATTAGATCAAGCAATTTCAATGTTAGAAAATAAATAA